In one window of Methanoculleus chikugoensis DNA:
- a CDS encoding DUF72 domain-containing protein, producing MEVHVGTSGWAYAWNQGRSLAWFSEHSGLDAVELNASFYGFPSEKSVRSWAAAGSMLRWSVKVNRSITHRHRFNEKAVPVWERFYERFLALDDLVDFYLFQAPPAFADVDRLVAFVEAIDLGARCAVEVRNPVVLGDDEACRRLQESAVLVSVDSPDFLERVFPGDVVYLRMHGRDGWYRHDYTEDELAAIRARIVAAGPGRAYVFFNNDHAMLEDARVMVRLFDRLPSG from the coding sequence ATGGAGGTTCATGTCGGGACAAGCGGATGGGCGTATGCGTGGAACCAGGGGAGGAGCCTTGCGTGGTTCTCGGAGCACTCGGGTCTCGATGCCGTCGAGCTGAACGCGAGTTTTTATGGGTTCCCGTCGGAGAAGTCTGTCCGCTCGTGGGCCGCTGCAGGGTCGATGCTACGGTGGAGCGTCAAGGTGAACCGGTCGATCACCCACCGGCACCGGTTCAACGAGAAGGCCGTCCCTGTCTGGGAACGGTTTTACGAGAGGTTCCTTGCGCTCGACGATCTCGTCGACTTCTACCTCTTCCAGGCTCCGCCGGCGTTCGCGGACGTCGATCGCCTCGTTGCGTTTGTTGAGGCGATCGATCTCGGGGCGCGGTGTGCCGTGGAGGTCAGGAATCCTGTGGTGCTCGGCGACGACGAGGCGTGCCGGAGGCTGCAGGAATCGGCCGTCCTGGTCTCGGTCGACTCTCCCGATTTCTTGGAGCGGGTATTTCCCGGCGATGTCGTCTACCTCCGGATGCACGGCCGGGATGGCTGGTACCGGCACGACTACACGGAGGACGAACTCGCTGCTATCCGGGCTCGGATTGTCGCCGCCGGTCCTGGGCGAGCGTACGTCTTCTTCAACAACGATCATGCGATGCTCGAGGATGCGAGAGTAATGGTGCGCCTCTTCGACCGGCTGCCTTCCGGTTGA
- a CDS encoding nucleoside 2-deoxyribosyltransferase encodes MYVLIAPCIQNPAYRARGITTDEDIRSFSRAARRCRRFSVEMVPLPCPETIYLGAGRSPGSFLDNLATDEFAALLDQLEAEVRAAIRERGEPPLAIVGVDSSPTCGVNATYYSSEKQPGRGAFLARFPDIPAIDVKEFARYRIYLAAPLFSEAERTYNLALRDLLEAHLFDVYLPQEVGDTSHTRGREEHRAIFSQHTAALRDVDTVVAVIDGADADSGTSWEMGYAYALKKKVVALRTDFRIAGHHERVNLMLEESAGVVTRKEDLPRALGSPLPASG; translated from the coding sequence ATGTACGTGCTCATCGCTCCCTGCATACAGAATCCCGCGTACCGCGCCCGTGGAATAACGACCGATGAGGACATCCGTTCTTTTAGCCGGGCTGCCAGGCGGTGCCGGCGCTTCTCGGTCGAGATGGTTCCGCTCCCCTGCCCGGAGACGATCTACCTCGGCGCAGGCCGTTCGCCGGGCTCGTTCCTCGATAACCTCGCAACCGATGAGTTTGCAGCCCTCCTCGATCAACTTGAGGCGGAGGTCCGTGCCGCGATACGGGAGCGCGGAGAGCCGCCGCTCGCGATTGTCGGGGTGGACTCCTCCCCGACCTGCGGGGTGAACGCCACCTACTACTCGTCGGAGAAACAGCCCGGGCGCGGGGCGTTTCTCGCCCGGTTCCCGGATATCCCGGCGATCGACGTGAAGGAGTTCGCCCGCTACCGTATCTACCTCGCGGCCCCGCTCTTCTCGGAGGCTGAGAGGACCTACAACCTCGCGCTCCGTGACCTCCTCGAAGCGCATCTCTTCGACGTCTACCTCCCCCAGGAGGTGGGGGACACGAGCCACACCCGGGGCCGGGAGGAGCACCGGGCCATCTTTTCGCAGCACACCGCGGCGCTCCGCGACGTCGATACCGTCGTCGCCGTCATCGACGGCGCGGACGCCGATTCCGGAACCTCGTGGGAGATGGGGTATGCGTATGCCCTCAAAAAGAAGGTCGTCGCGCTCCGCACCGACTTCCGGATCGCCGGGCATCACGAGCGGGTCAACCTGATGCTCGAAGAGTCCGCCGGGGTGGTCACGAGAAAAGAGGATCTCCCCCGGGCGCTCGGGTCGCCGCTTCCGGCCTCAGGGTGA
- the larC gene encoding nickel pincer cofactor biosynthesis protein LarC, whose translation MRVLVIDPACAGIAGDMLPASLIDLIDEPRALDPLADAILALDLCREFSYEAKTVDAGGITATRLAIEIEERGATDVNGLLQAAGAAADAAGLSLAARSRALSTIGDLTAAEAHLHRSGFSRHAIASVKTIFDVVGTMLLLDRAGFFEGTIVATPPVLGSGTIPTEYGEIPGPAPATLEILARHRFPFFSAPVDVELTTPTGAALLANLAERAVTPYPAMVPVRVGYGTGTREVPGRPDLLRVVEGERLSPGENRFVILETNLDDIPGEVIGYAVERLFAEGAVDVFVTPALGKKNRPVNVVSVMAAAGEEDRLIRVLMEETGTLGVRVHAFRKVVAVREKETVPVSLGGRVYPVRVKTSTVNGRLIAEKPEYDDLSAIAREEGIPLRFVDEEVRLRISEWKRERATVRGGAGGGCPPDRPNAANAARDE comes from the coding sequence ATGAGGGTCCTCGTCATCGACCCGGCATGCGCGGGGATAGCGGGGGATATGCTCCCGGCGTCCCTCATCGATCTCATCGATGAGCCCCGCGCACTCGATCCGCTTGCTGACGCGATCCTGGCCCTCGATCTCTGTCGGGAGTTCAGTTACGAGGCAAAGACCGTGGATGCGGGCGGGATCACGGCGACCCGCCTCGCGATCGAGATCGAGGAGCGAGGCGCGACGGACGTGAACGGCCTCCTTCAAGCGGCCGGGGCAGCCGCGGACGCGGCCGGGCTCTCTTTAGCCGCACGCTCCCGGGCACTTTCGACGATCGGCGACCTCACCGCCGCCGAGGCGCATCTCCACCGGTCGGGGTTTTCGCGACATGCGATCGCCTCGGTGAAGACGATCTTCGACGTCGTCGGGACGATGCTGCTCCTCGACCGGGCGGGGTTCTTCGAGGGGACGATCGTCGCGACACCCCCGGTGCTCGGCAGCGGAACCATTCCAACAGAGTACGGCGAGATCCCGGGACCCGCGCCCGCAACGCTCGAGATTCTCGCCAGGCACCGGTTCCCGTTCTTCTCCGCGCCCGTCGACGTCGAGCTGACCACGCCGACGGGGGCAGCCCTGCTCGCCAACCTTGCGGAACGTGCGGTAACCCCCTACCCGGCCATGGTTCCCGTCCGGGTCGGCTACGGTACCGGCACCCGGGAGGTTCCGGGACGGCCCGACCTGCTCCGGGTGGTGGAGGGGGAACGCCTCTCCCCTGGAGAGAACCGTTTCGTCATCCTCGAGACGAATCTCGACGACATCCCCGGCGAGGTGATCGGCTACGCGGTCGAGCGCCTCTTTGCCGAGGGAGCGGTGGACGTCTTCGTCACCCCGGCGCTCGGGAAGAAGAACCGGCCGGTCAACGTCGTATCGGTGATGGCCGCGGCAGGAGAGGAAGATCGCCTGATCCGGGTTCTCATGGAAGAGACCGGGACGCTCGGGGTGCGGGTGCACGCGTTTCGGAAAGTGGTGGCCGTCCGGGAGAAGGAGACGGTGCCGGTCAGTCTCGGTGGCAGGGTGTACCCCGTCCGGGTGAAGACCTCGACCGTGAACGGCCGCCTTATCGCAGAAAAACCCGAATACGACGACCTCTCCGCGATAGCGCGGGAAGAGGGCATTCCCCTCAGGTTCGTGGACGAGGAGGTCAGGCTACGCATATCGGAATGGAAAAGAGAACGCGCCACCGTTAGAGGGGGTGCAGGGGGTGGATGCCCACCCGACCGCCCAAACGCAGCAAACGCCGCACGCGACGAGTGA
- a CDS encoding ATP-binding protein — MAELTVRANLGALPAIAEFLAETLAGCGGELVFAIQLAVDEACSNIVLYGYPGGEPGSISIACTADDETVRVTITDDGVPFDPLTAPPPPLDVPVEERPIGGLGIHFIRTVTDSVTYARKDGKNVLSMEKKRPASP, encoded by the coding sequence ATGGCGGAACTCACCGTGCGGGCGAATCTCGGCGCGCTTCCGGCGATCGCCGAATTCCTCGCGGAGACCCTCGCCGGGTGCGGCGGCGAACTCGTCTTTGCAATCCAGCTCGCCGTCGACGAAGCCTGCAGCAACATCGTCCTCTATGGGTATCCCGGCGGGGAGCCGGGATCGATCTCGATCGCCTGCACCGCGGACGACGAAACCGTCCGCGTGACGATCACCGACGACGGCGTTCCCTTCGATCCGCTCACCGCCCCGCCTCCTCCTCTCGACGTTCCCGTGGAAGAGCGGCCGATCGGGGGGCTCGGTATCCACTTCATCCGGACGGTGACGGACAGCGTGACCTACGCCCGCAAGGACGGAAAGAACGTCCTCTCGATGGAGAAGAAGCGGCCGGCGTCACCCTGA
- a CDS encoding cache domain-containing protein, which yields MRITACIAALLIAVAVLGAGCTEESRPPPGEAVLQEAVAGINGELASVRASAGESARVLGEAGLTSAAGKEAVRQAMLNHPYTESTLVVTKDGIVAMAVPDSYAGTVGSDISSHPETGRAVRERVPLVSEVFPLAEGFAGVAQSYPVFGKDGEYLGFVSIAYRPDALIGRAVAPLTNGSPYDIWVTQTDGDVIYDTTPEEIGKNLFSDPAYQSPALQDAFSRIAAEPSGSLVYSFWDRNWARNVTKEAVWGTAGIDGTEWRVVVTQNTDAEEAPAATGERPPVADADDDMKGFVAEAALYAREHGRTEALAAFNDPDGEFVRSELYIFAYDMNGTVLALPFQQQFIGTNRSEVHDSSGVAYIAGMTRLAAEGGGSIYYVYPNPAREYAEELKLGYVLPVDGTWFVGSGIYIPEVGTEFDAEVRDALMKRVKAARDYAQEHGKETACAAFNDLAGDFADGGAYIFAYATNGTTLALPYQPEYIGENRFDLEDRYGVRVILLEIAAAENGGGFVYITYYNPDTGLDGLKLCYVAPVDEEWFVGSGVYADA from the coding sequence ATGCGCATAACTGCATGCATTGCCGCCCTTCTCATCGCCGTCGCGGTGCTCGGGGCAGGCTGCACGGAAGAGAGCCGGCCGCCTCCGGGGGAGGCGGTTCTCCAGGAGGCCGTCGCCGGGATAAACGGCGAACTCGCGTCGGTAAGAGCCTCGGCAGGCGAGAGCGCCCGGGTGCTCGGCGAGGCCGGGCTCACGAGCGCCGCAGGGAAGGAGGCGGTGCGACAGGCGATGCTGAACCACCCCTATACGGAGTCGACCCTGGTGGTGACGAAAGACGGCATCGTGGCCATGGCCGTGCCCGACAGCTACGCCGGCACGGTGGGGAGCGACATCTCGTCCCACCCGGAGACCGGGCGGGCGGTTCGGGAGCGGGTGCCGCTCGTAAGCGAGGTCTTCCCTCTTGCAGAGGGATTCGCCGGGGTTGCGCAGAGTTATCCGGTCTTCGGAAAGGACGGGGAATACCTCGGGTTCGTGAGCATCGCCTACCGTCCCGACGCCCTCATCGGCCGGGCGGTCGCGCCCCTGACGAACGGCTCCCCCTATGATATCTGGGTGACACAGACCGACGGAGACGTGATCTACGACACGACGCCCGAAGAGATCGGGAAGAACCTCTTCTCGGACCCCGCATACCAGTCCCCGGCACTCCAGGACGCGTTCTCCCGTATCGCCGCCGAGCCTTCCGGGTCGCTCGTGTACTCGTTCTGGGACCGGAACTGGGCGCGGAACGTGACGAAAGAGGCAGTATGGGGGACCGCCGGCATCGACGGAACCGAATGGCGCGTCGTCGTCACGCAAAACACGGACGCGGAAGAGGCGCCTGCCGCAACCGGCGAAAGGCCGCCTGTGGCGGATGCCGACGACGATATGAAGGGCTTTGTCGCCGAGGCGGCCCTCTATGCACGTGAGCACGGACGCACCGAAGCACTTGCCGCGTTCAACGACCCGGACGGCGAGTTCGTCAGGAGCGAGCTCTACATCTTCGCCTACGATATGAACGGCACCGTCCTCGCCCTTCCCTTCCAGCAGCAGTTCATCGGCACCAACCGCAGCGAGGTGCACGACTCGAGCGGCGTTGCCTACATCGCCGGCATGACCAGGCTTGCAGCGGAAGGCGGCGGCAGCATCTACTACGTCTACCCGAACCCTGCGCGGGAGTATGCCGAAGAGCTCAAACTCGGCTACGTCCTCCCCGTGGACGGAACCTGGTTCGTCGGCTCGGGGATCTACATCCCGGAGGTCGGGACCGAATTCGACGCAGAGGTCAGGGATGCGCTCATGAAGCGGGTGAAGGCTGCACGGGACTACGCGCAGGAGCACGGAAAAGAGACGGCGTGCGCCGCGTTCAACGATCTCGCCGGTGACTTCGCCGACGGCGGAGCGTATATCTTCGCCTACGCAACGAACGGAACGACACTCGCCCTCCCTTACCAGCCGGAATACATCGGTGAAAACCGCTTCGACCTCGAAGACCGGTACGGTGTCAGGGTGATCCTGCTCGAGATCGCCGCCGCAGAGAACGGGGGCGGGTTCGTCTACATCACCTATTACAACCCCGACACCGGGCTTGACGGGCTGAAACTCTGCTACGTGGCCCCGGTGGATGAGGAGTGGTTCGTCGGCTCCGGCGTATACGCCGATGCGTAA
- a CDS encoding SAM-dependent methyltransferase, translated as MEQNELVSITQGTLAIMNPTTPEKVLAAGRAAGLREGSRVVEVGCGNGTILALWGREYGISGLGIEAREDACRRAEETLRMAGLGDRIAVRCMDAREYVPDGPFDCAASIGASHIRGGFSATLDALLDLVRDEGTIVVGDRYWRSDRVPPEFAREWPDIPTEYEILGTVRDAGLDVAAVVRSGADDWDRYESGIWQSILSWLGGHPDHPDRDFMIDYLHRIQDEYFGYGREHMGWALYVLVPGFY; from the coding sequence ATGGAGCAGAACGAACTCGTCAGCATAACCCAGGGAACGCTCGCGATCATGAACCCCACGACGCCCGAGAAGGTGCTCGCCGCCGGGCGGGCGGCGGGGCTCAGGGAAGGCTCCCGCGTCGTGGAGGTCGGGTGCGGGAACGGCACGATCCTCGCCCTCTGGGGGCGCGAATACGGGATATCCGGCCTCGGCATCGAGGCCCGGGAGGATGCCTGCCGGCGGGCGGAGGAGACGCTCCGGATGGCGGGGCTCGGCGACCGTATCGCCGTCCGGTGCATGGATGCCCGGGAGTACGTCCCCGACGGTCCGTTCGACTGCGCCGCCTCGATCGGGGCGTCCCACATCCGGGGCGGCTTTTCGGCGACGCTCGACGCGCTTCTCGACCTCGTCCGCGACGAGGGGACCATCGTCGTCGGCGACCGTTACTGGCGATCCGATCGTGTCCCGCCGGAGTTCGCCCGGGAATGGCCCGATATCCCGACCGAGTACGAGATCCTCGGCACCGTGCGGGATGCCGGGCTCGACGTCGCCGCCGTCGTCCGGTCGGGCGCAGACGACTGGGACCGCTACGAGTCGGGGATCTGGCAGTCGATCCTCTCCTGGCTCGGCGGGCACCCCGATCACCCCGACCGCGACTTCATGATCGATTATCTCCACCGCATCCAGGACGAGTACTTCGGCTACGGCCGCGAACACATGGGCTGGGCGCTCTACGTTCTGGTGCCCGGTTTTTATTGA
- a CDS encoding DUF367 family protein, producing the protein MIPLYAYRDDTCDPRKCTVKKLARRGLVRIVTSIAKIPRSTLLLDPTAEQAVSPADRNLPSITALDCSWEVLDTGTVASWRNRRALPFLVAANPVNFGRPFRLTSVEAMAATLYILGEKEQAHDVLAPFGWGLRFLEVNADPLDDYAQAKDSAEVVALQALYM; encoded by the coding sequence ATGATACCGCTCTACGCCTACCGGGACGACACCTGCGACCCCCGGAAATGCACGGTGAAGAAACTCGCCCGGCGCGGGCTTGTCCGGATCGTCACGAGCATCGCAAAGATCCCCCGCTCGACCCTTCTCCTCGACCCGACGGCGGAGCAAGCGGTCTCCCCCGCCGACCGGAACCTCCCCTCGATAACGGCGCTCGACTGCTCCTGGGAGGTGCTCGATACCGGCACCGTCGCCTCCTGGCGCAACCGCCGGGCCCTTCCTTTCCTTGTCGCCGCAAACCCGGTGAACTTCGGCCGCCCGTTCCGGCTCACCTCCGTGGAGGCGATGGCCGCAACCCTCTACATCCTCGGTGAGAAGGAACAGGCGCACGACGTTCTCGCCCCGTTCGGGTGGGGACTCCGGTTCCTCGAGGTCAACGCCGACCCCCTCGATGACTACGCGCAGGCAAAGGACAGCGCCGAGGTCGTTGCTCTCCAGGCGCTGTACATGTAG